The following proteins come from a genomic window of Deinococcus aerophilus:
- a CDS encoding 3-isopropylmalate dehydratase small subunit — translation MPTVHVFARDHINTDEIIPARHLTTDVEAELAKFAMEDYDKTFVKRVQPGDIIVAGADFGCGSSREHAVWALRGAGVGAVIAPNFARIYYRNSINNGFLALECDGIVEAFQDGDPAELDLQAGTITNTRSGQTLTFVPVPQFALDVQRAGGWLEYMKEHDQAQLEAETLEARSTQAGHGHPGEREEEQTHA, via the coding sequence ATGCCCACCGTGCACGTGTTTGCCCGTGACCACATCAACACCGACGAGATCATTCCTGCCCGCCACCTGACCACCGATGTGGAGGCCGAGCTGGCGAAATTTGCCATGGAGGACTACGACAAGACCTTCGTGAAGCGCGTGCAGCCCGGCGACATCATCGTCGCGGGCGCCGACTTCGGCTGTGGCAGCAGCCGCGAACACGCCGTCTGGGCGCTGCGTGGCGCGGGCGTGGGCGCGGTCATCGCCCCGAATTTTGCGCGCATCTATTACCGCAATTCCATCAACAACGGCTTTCTGGCGCTGGAGTGTGACGGCATCGTGGAGGCCTTCCAGGACGGCGACCCCGCCGAGCTGGACCTGCAGGCCGGCACCATCACCAATACCCGCAGCGGCCAGACCCTGACCTTTGTGCCGGTGCCGCAGTTTGCGCTGGACGTGCAAAGGGCGGGCGGCTGGCTGGAATACATGAAGGAACACGACCAGGCCCAGCTGGAGGCCGAGACGCTCGAGGCCCGCAGCACCCAGGCCGGACACGGCCACCCCGGCGAGCGCGAGGAGGAACAGACCCATGCCTAA